A stretch of the Vanacampus margaritifer isolate UIUO_Vmar chromosome 6, RoL_Vmar_1.0, whole genome shotgun sequence genome encodes the following:
- the fnbp4 gene encoding formin-binding protein 4 isoform X2, producing the protein MKKKTRSTGGAVGRRTILQLSPSGIRGGNAGEREEGLSGSDEEQEGEGQRFVIERRTMKPPAVKATEGLSLLGAYEDSDEEDPAEARSTTTRHNHSADIDSTLANFMAEIDAITTQPTSDDAADQPSVPTGSAPKPNTSAQQPGASKEQSEQLEFNTQYSLAGVGVEMGDWQEVWDDNSGCHYYWNTQNNEVSWQLPHYLADQVQRLSHHANSCSTNGNDPSSAGHYTGETTPAAAPTPAPAKESQVKEVMENVVGLTSKEEERCGVAASLLGPLIPTEVKDAEEKWRKRLLKGLDENETGVDSDGEVVRTVGSPATPPRDSDAIQTVEKDADAKKLVEGNSDTEGGPEEDTIELELALERKKAELQALEDGDGSVGGSSPCSETSQDASGTRGTLRKKLWKTLYPSAPSPDSNSRNSEPQDNMQTAFPKVPESVLAEEDQETDNSEPKLEAPPKEEIETPELRFQIGELANTLTSKMEFLGIHKKAVSNFQLLLLQTETRIADWREGALNGVYLRRRLQEAAEHIKHYELNATPKGWSCHWDREHKRYFYVNDLTNKSQWEFPTEEAKGGDVKGNQASPTSSQGDGKTSNGAASGQAICAPAAPPTAPQSSASSLWSPSQPPLPDSPPPPPDLPPLPPLPPGSPPPPPPPPDSDSEIMEVEMEMDDDNDMEPPAPGTEDGGSGWPPSAIAGVKVLDSSGPLGKGQKRKAGQLNKAIIGSSPILYTQHVATAAPIITAPVYWGVPAVTAPLVPCEPPLPPATLPPQPPLPPPQPPCESTTAPKVPLVEKIKKTKKDKKGKTKMPSLVKKWQSIQKELEEEEKSSSSDEDRDQLNKKGIEDWKQQQLLTGKASKNANFEALPDNWRDRLKKRKMNST; encoded by the exons ATGAAGAAAAAGACTCGCTCAACGGGAGGAGCGGTTGGTCGCAGAACAATTTTACAACTCTCTCCTTCCGGGATCCGTGGCGGCAATGCCGGGGAGAGGGAAGAAGGGCTGTCGGGATCCGATG AAGAGCAGGAAGGAGAAGGACAGCGATTTGTGATAGAGAGACGTACCATGAAGCCTCCCGCAGTGAAAGCCACCG AGGGGCTGTCCTTGCTTGGAGCCTATGAAGATAGTGATGAAGAAGATCCTGCAGAGGCTCGATCTACTACAACTCGGCACAATCACTCTGCTGATATTGACAGTACATTAGCAAATTTCATGGCT GAAATTGATGCCATCACCACGCAGCCAACTTCAGATGATGCAGCAGATCAACCTTCCGTCCCGACTGGCAGCGCACCCAAACCAAATACTAGTGCCCAGCAGCCAGGTGCCAGTAAGGAACAAAGTGAACAGTTGGAGTTCAATACACAATACTCATTAGCTGGAG TGGGTGTGGAAATGGGCGACTGGCAGGAGGTCTGGGATGATAACTCTGGCTGCCATTATTACTGGAACACTCAGAATAATGAGGTGTCTTGGCAGCTGCCTCACTATCTAGCTGATCAAGTTCAAAGACTGTCTCACCACGCCAACAG TTGTAGTACCAATGGCAATGATCCATCAAGTGCAGGCCATTACACTGGTGAAACCACACCTGCTGCAGCTCCAACACCAGCGCCAGCGAAAGAGTCTCAAGTCAAG GAGGTGATGGAAAATGTGGTGGGCCTCACAAGCAAAGAAGAGGAACGCTGTGGAGTGGCTGCATCTCTGCTCGGTCCCTTGATCCCTACAGAAGTGAAAGATGCTGAAGAGAAATGGCGAAAAAGACTCCTAAAAGGTTTGGATGAAAATGAGACCGGTGTGGACTCTGATGGAGAGGTTGTTCGCACTGTGGGATCCCCCGCCACACCTCCGCGTGACTCAGACGCTATCCAAACTGTGGAGAAAGACGCAGATGCAAAGAAATTGGTAGAAGGGAACTCGGACACTGAAGGGGGACCTGAAGAAGACACAATAGAGCTGGAACTGGCACTGGAGAGGAAGAAG GCTGAGCTCCAGGCTCTAGAGGATGGCGATGGAAGTGTGGGAGGCTCCAGTCCTTGTTCTGAGACGAGCCAAGATGCTTCAGGTACTCGCGGCACCCTCAGGAAAAAGCTATGGAAAACTCTGTACCCCAGTGCTCCCAGTCCTGATTCCAACAGTCGGAACTCAGAGCCTCAGGATAACATGCAGACAG CATTCCCAAAAGTTCCGGAGAGTGTTTTGgcagaagaagaccaggaaacGGATAACTCTGAGCCGAAACTAGAAGCCCCAccaaaagaagaaatagaaacaCCTGAGCTCAGG TTTCAGATTGGAGAACTGGCTAACACCTTAACAAGCAAGATGGAGTTCCTGGGCATACACAAGAAGGCCGTCTCGAATTTTCAGTTGCTTCTGCTGCAAACTGAG ACACGGATAGCTGACTGGAGGGAGGGCGCTTTGAACGGGGTCTATCTTCGCCGCAGGCTGCAGGAAGCCGCCGAACACATAAAACATTATGAACTTAACGCCACCCCTAAAGGCTGGTCCTGCCACTGGGACAG AGAGCACAAGCGGTATTTTTATGTCAACGACCTGACGAACAAATCGCAGTGGGAGTTCCCGACAGAAGAGGCAAAGGGGGGTGACGTGAAAGGAAACCAGGCTAGCCCGACCTCCAGTCAAGGTGATGGCAAAACATCTAACGGTGCAGCTTCAG gacAAGCCATTTGCGCCCCTGCTGCCCCACCAACAGCGCCTCAGTCCAGCGCTTCATCATTGTGGTCCCCATCTCAACCCCCACTTCCTGACAGCCCACCCCCACCTCCTGACCTTCCACCACTTCCACCTCTCCCACCTGGCTCACCCCCTCCACCTCCCCCGCCCCCAGACAGTGATAGTGAGATCATGGAGGTCGAGATGGAGATGGATGACGACAATGACATGGAGCCGCCAGCCCCCGGAACTGAAGACGGTGGCAGCGGGTGGCCCCCTTCAGCCATTGCTGGTGTTAAG GTGCTGGACTCTTCAGGTCCACTGGGTAAGGGTCAGAAACGCAAAGCTGGTCAGCTGAATAAAGCCATTATTGGAAGTAGTCCCATCCTGTACACACAGCATGTTGCTACTGCAG CACCTATCATCACAGCACCAGTTTATTGGGGTGTGCCAGCTGTCACTGCTCCTCTTGTCCCTTGTGAACCTCCTCTTCCACCTGCGACTCTGCCCCCACAACCACCACTGCCGCCTCCACAGCCACCCTGTGAATCCACAACAGCACCTAAAGTGCCACTTGTGGAAAAAATCAAGAAAACCAAGAAAGATAAG
- the fnbp4 gene encoding formin-binding protein 4 isoform X1, translating into MKKKTRSTGGAVGRRTILQLSPSGIRGGNAGEREEGLSGSDAEEQEGEGQRFVIERRTMKPPAVKATEGLSLLGAYEDSDEEDPAEARSTTTRHNHSADIDSTLANFMAEIDAITTQPTSDDAADQPSVPTGSAPKPNTSAQQPGASKEQSEQLEFNTQYSLAGVGVEMGDWQEVWDDNSGCHYYWNTQNNEVSWQLPHYLADQVQRLSHHANSCSTNGNDPSSAGHYTGETTPAAAPTPAPAKESQVKEVMENVVGLTSKEEERCGVAASLLGPLIPTEVKDAEEKWRKRLLKGLDENETGVDSDGEVVRTVGSPATPPRDSDAIQTVEKDADAKKLVEGNSDTEGGPEEDTIELELALERKKAELQALEDGDGSVGGSSPCSETSQDASGTRGTLRKKLWKTLYPSAPSPDSNSRNSEPQDNMQTAFPKVPESVLAEEDQETDNSEPKLEAPPKEEIETPELRFQIGELANTLTSKMEFLGIHKKAVSNFQLLLLQTETRIADWREGALNGVYLRRRLQEAAEHIKHYELNATPKGWSCHWDREHKRYFYVNDLTNKSQWEFPTEEAKGGDVKGNQASPTSSQGDGKTSNGAASGQAICAPAAPPTAPQSSASSLWSPSQPPLPDSPPPPPDLPPLPPLPPGSPPPPPPPPDSDSEIMEVEMEMDDDNDMEPPAPGTEDGGSGWPPSAIAGVKVLDSSGPLGKGQKRKAGQLNKAIIGSSPILYTQHVATAAPIITAPVYWGVPAVTAPLVPCEPPLPPATLPPQPPLPPPQPPCESTTAPKVPLVEKIKKTKKDKKGKTKMPSLVKKWQSIQKELEEEEKSSSSDEDRDQLNKKGIEDWKQQQLLTGKASKNANFEALPDNWRDRLKKRKMNST; encoded by the exons ATGAAGAAAAAGACTCGCTCAACGGGAGGAGCGGTTGGTCGCAGAACAATTTTACAACTCTCTCCTTCCGGGATCCGTGGCGGCAATGCCGGGGAGAGGGAAGAAGGGCTGTCGGGATCCGATG CAGAAGAGCAGGAAGGAGAAGGACAGCGATTTGTGATAGAGAGACGTACCATGAAGCCTCCCGCAGTGAAAGCCACCG AGGGGCTGTCCTTGCTTGGAGCCTATGAAGATAGTGATGAAGAAGATCCTGCAGAGGCTCGATCTACTACAACTCGGCACAATCACTCTGCTGATATTGACAGTACATTAGCAAATTTCATGGCT GAAATTGATGCCATCACCACGCAGCCAACTTCAGATGATGCAGCAGATCAACCTTCCGTCCCGACTGGCAGCGCACCCAAACCAAATACTAGTGCCCAGCAGCCAGGTGCCAGTAAGGAACAAAGTGAACAGTTGGAGTTCAATACACAATACTCATTAGCTGGAG TGGGTGTGGAAATGGGCGACTGGCAGGAGGTCTGGGATGATAACTCTGGCTGCCATTATTACTGGAACACTCAGAATAATGAGGTGTCTTGGCAGCTGCCTCACTATCTAGCTGATCAAGTTCAAAGACTGTCTCACCACGCCAACAG TTGTAGTACCAATGGCAATGATCCATCAAGTGCAGGCCATTACACTGGTGAAACCACACCTGCTGCAGCTCCAACACCAGCGCCAGCGAAAGAGTCTCAAGTCAAG GAGGTGATGGAAAATGTGGTGGGCCTCACAAGCAAAGAAGAGGAACGCTGTGGAGTGGCTGCATCTCTGCTCGGTCCCTTGATCCCTACAGAAGTGAAAGATGCTGAAGAGAAATGGCGAAAAAGACTCCTAAAAGGTTTGGATGAAAATGAGACCGGTGTGGACTCTGATGGAGAGGTTGTTCGCACTGTGGGATCCCCCGCCACACCTCCGCGTGACTCAGACGCTATCCAAACTGTGGAGAAAGACGCAGATGCAAAGAAATTGGTAGAAGGGAACTCGGACACTGAAGGGGGACCTGAAGAAGACACAATAGAGCTGGAACTGGCACTGGAGAGGAAGAAG GCTGAGCTCCAGGCTCTAGAGGATGGCGATGGAAGTGTGGGAGGCTCCAGTCCTTGTTCTGAGACGAGCCAAGATGCTTCAGGTACTCGCGGCACCCTCAGGAAAAAGCTATGGAAAACTCTGTACCCCAGTGCTCCCAGTCCTGATTCCAACAGTCGGAACTCAGAGCCTCAGGATAACATGCAGACAG CATTCCCAAAAGTTCCGGAGAGTGTTTTGgcagaagaagaccaggaaacGGATAACTCTGAGCCGAAACTAGAAGCCCCAccaaaagaagaaatagaaacaCCTGAGCTCAGG TTTCAGATTGGAGAACTGGCTAACACCTTAACAAGCAAGATGGAGTTCCTGGGCATACACAAGAAGGCCGTCTCGAATTTTCAGTTGCTTCTGCTGCAAACTGAG ACACGGATAGCTGACTGGAGGGAGGGCGCTTTGAACGGGGTCTATCTTCGCCGCAGGCTGCAGGAAGCCGCCGAACACATAAAACATTATGAACTTAACGCCACCCCTAAAGGCTGGTCCTGCCACTGGGACAG AGAGCACAAGCGGTATTTTTATGTCAACGACCTGACGAACAAATCGCAGTGGGAGTTCCCGACAGAAGAGGCAAAGGGGGGTGACGTGAAAGGAAACCAGGCTAGCCCGACCTCCAGTCAAGGTGATGGCAAAACATCTAACGGTGCAGCTTCAG gacAAGCCATTTGCGCCCCTGCTGCCCCACCAACAGCGCCTCAGTCCAGCGCTTCATCATTGTGGTCCCCATCTCAACCCCCACTTCCTGACAGCCCACCCCCACCTCCTGACCTTCCACCACTTCCACCTCTCCCACCTGGCTCACCCCCTCCACCTCCCCCGCCCCCAGACAGTGATAGTGAGATCATGGAGGTCGAGATGGAGATGGATGACGACAATGACATGGAGCCGCCAGCCCCCGGAACTGAAGACGGTGGCAGCGGGTGGCCCCCTTCAGCCATTGCTGGTGTTAAG GTGCTGGACTCTTCAGGTCCACTGGGTAAGGGTCAGAAACGCAAAGCTGGTCAGCTGAATAAAGCCATTATTGGAAGTAGTCCCATCCTGTACACACAGCATGTTGCTACTGCAG CACCTATCATCACAGCACCAGTTTATTGGGGTGTGCCAGCTGTCACTGCTCCTCTTGTCCCTTGTGAACCTCCTCTTCCACCTGCGACTCTGCCCCCACAACCACCACTGCCGCCTCCACAGCCACCCTGTGAATCCACAACAGCACCTAAAGTGCCACTTGTGGAAAAAATCAAGAAAACCAAGAAAGATAAG
- the fnbp4 gene encoding formin-binding protein 4 isoform X3 gives MKKKTRSTGGAVGRRTILQLSPSGIRGGNAGEREEGLSGSDAEEQEGEGQRFVIERRTMKPPAVKATEGLSLLGAYEDSDEEDPAEARSTTTRHNHSADIDSTLANFMAEIDAITTQPTSDDAADQPSVPTGSAPKPNTSAQQPGASKEQSEQLEFNTQYSLAGVGVEMGDWQEVWDDNSGCHYYWNTQNNEVSWQLPHYLADQVQRLSHHANSCSTNGNDPSSAGHYTGETTPAAAPTPAPAKESQVKEVMENVVGLTSKEEERCGVAASLLGPLIPTEVKDAEEKWRKRLLKGLDENETGVDSDGEVVRTVGSPATPPRDSDAIQTVEKDADAKKLVEGNSDTEGGPEEDTIELELALERKKAELQALEDGDGSVGGSSPCSETSQDASGTRGTLRKKLWKTLYPSAPSPDSNSRNSEPQDNMQTAFPKVPESVLAEEDQETDNSEPKLEAPPKEEIETPELRFQIGELANTLTSKMEFLGIHKKAVSNFQLLLLQTETRIADWREGALNGVYLRRRLQEAAEHIKHYELNATPKGWSCHWDREHKRYFYVNDLTNKSQWEFPTEEAKGGDVKGNQASPTSSQGQAICAPAAPPTAPQSSASSLWSPSQPPLPDSPPPPPDLPPLPPLPPGSPPPPPPPPDSDSEIMEVEMEMDDDNDMEPPAPGTEDGGSGWPPSAIAGVKVLDSSGPLGKGQKRKAGQLNKAIIGSSPILYTQHVATAAPIITAPVYWGVPAVTAPLVPCEPPLPPATLPPQPPLPPPQPPCESTTAPKVPLVEKIKKTKKDKKGKTKMPSLVKKWQSIQKELEEEEKSSSSDEDRDQLNKKGIEDWKQQQLLTGKASKNANFEALPDNWRDRLKKRKMNST, from the exons ATGAAGAAAAAGACTCGCTCAACGGGAGGAGCGGTTGGTCGCAGAACAATTTTACAACTCTCTCCTTCCGGGATCCGTGGCGGCAATGCCGGGGAGAGGGAAGAAGGGCTGTCGGGATCCGATG CAGAAGAGCAGGAAGGAGAAGGACAGCGATTTGTGATAGAGAGACGTACCATGAAGCCTCCCGCAGTGAAAGCCACCG AGGGGCTGTCCTTGCTTGGAGCCTATGAAGATAGTGATGAAGAAGATCCTGCAGAGGCTCGATCTACTACAACTCGGCACAATCACTCTGCTGATATTGACAGTACATTAGCAAATTTCATGGCT GAAATTGATGCCATCACCACGCAGCCAACTTCAGATGATGCAGCAGATCAACCTTCCGTCCCGACTGGCAGCGCACCCAAACCAAATACTAGTGCCCAGCAGCCAGGTGCCAGTAAGGAACAAAGTGAACAGTTGGAGTTCAATACACAATACTCATTAGCTGGAG TGGGTGTGGAAATGGGCGACTGGCAGGAGGTCTGGGATGATAACTCTGGCTGCCATTATTACTGGAACACTCAGAATAATGAGGTGTCTTGGCAGCTGCCTCACTATCTAGCTGATCAAGTTCAAAGACTGTCTCACCACGCCAACAG TTGTAGTACCAATGGCAATGATCCATCAAGTGCAGGCCATTACACTGGTGAAACCACACCTGCTGCAGCTCCAACACCAGCGCCAGCGAAAGAGTCTCAAGTCAAG GAGGTGATGGAAAATGTGGTGGGCCTCACAAGCAAAGAAGAGGAACGCTGTGGAGTGGCTGCATCTCTGCTCGGTCCCTTGATCCCTACAGAAGTGAAAGATGCTGAAGAGAAATGGCGAAAAAGACTCCTAAAAGGTTTGGATGAAAATGAGACCGGTGTGGACTCTGATGGAGAGGTTGTTCGCACTGTGGGATCCCCCGCCACACCTCCGCGTGACTCAGACGCTATCCAAACTGTGGAGAAAGACGCAGATGCAAAGAAATTGGTAGAAGGGAACTCGGACACTGAAGGGGGACCTGAAGAAGACACAATAGAGCTGGAACTGGCACTGGAGAGGAAGAAG GCTGAGCTCCAGGCTCTAGAGGATGGCGATGGAAGTGTGGGAGGCTCCAGTCCTTGTTCTGAGACGAGCCAAGATGCTTCAGGTACTCGCGGCACCCTCAGGAAAAAGCTATGGAAAACTCTGTACCCCAGTGCTCCCAGTCCTGATTCCAACAGTCGGAACTCAGAGCCTCAGGATAACATGCAGACAG CATTCCCAAAAGTTCCGGAGAGTGTTTTGgcagaagaagaccaggaaacGGATAACTCTGAGCCGAAACTAGAAGCCCCAccaaaagaagaaatagaaacaCCTGAGCTCAGG TTTCAGATTGGAGAACTGGCTAACACCTTAACAAGCAAGATGGAGTTCCTGGGCATACACAAGAAGGCCGTCTCGAATTTTCAGTTGCTTCTGCTGCAAACTGAG ACACGGATAGCTGACTGGAGGGAGGGCGCTTTGAACGGGGTCTATCTTCGCCGCAGGCTGCAGGAAGCCGCCGAACACATAAAACATTATGAACTTAACGCCACCCCTAAAGGCTGGTCCTGCCACTGGGACAG AGAGCACAAGCGGTATTTTTATGTCAACGACCTGACGAACAAATCGCAGTGGGAGTTCCCGACAGAAGAGGCAAAGGGGGGTGACGTGAAAGGAAACCAGGCTAGCCCGACCTCCAGTCAAG gacAAGCCATTTGCGCCCCTGCTGCCCCACCAACAGCGCCTCAGTCCAGCGCTTCATCATTGTGGTCCCCATCTCAACCCCCACTTCCTGACAGCCCACCCCCACCTCCTGACCTTCCACCACTTCCACCTCTCCCACCTGGCTCACCCCCTCCACCTCCCCCGCCCCCAGACAGTGATAGTGAGATCATGGAGGTCGAGATGGAGATGGATGACGACAATGACATGGAGCCGCCAGCCCCCGGAACTGAAGACGGTGGCAGCGGGTGGCCCCCTTCAGCCATTGCTGGTGTTAAG GTGCTGGACTCTTCAGGTCCACTGGGTAAGGGTCAGAAACGCAAAGCTGGTCAGCTGAATAAAGCCATTATTGGAAGTAGTCCCATCCTGTACACACAGCATGTTGCTACTGCAG CACCTATCATCACAGCACCAGTTTATTGGGGTGTGCCAGCTGTCACTGCTCCTCTTGTCCCTTGTGAACCTCCTCTTCCACCTGCGACTCTGCCCCCACAACCACCACTGCCGCCTCCACAGCCACCCTGTGAATCCACAACAGCACCTAAAGTGCCACTTGTGGAAAAAATCAAGAAAACCAAGAAAGATAAG
- the fnbp4 gene encoding formin-binding protein 4 isoform X4: protein MKPPAVKATEGLSLLGAYEDSDEEDPAEARSTTTRHNHSADIDSTLANFMAEIDAITTQPTSDDAADQPSVPTGSAPKPNTSAQQPGASKEQSEQLEFNTQYSLAGVGVEMGDWQEVWDDNSGCHYYWNTQNNEVSWQLPHYLADQVQRLSHHANSCSTNGNDPSSAGHYTGETTPAAAPTPAPAKESQVKEVMENVVGLTSKEEERCGVAASLLGPLIPTEVKDAEEKWRKRLLKGLDENETGVDSDGEVVRTVGSPATPPRDSDAIQTVEKDADAKKLVEGNSDTEGGPEEDTIELELALERKKAELQALEDGDGSVGGSSPCSETSQDASGTRGTLRKKLWKTLYPSAPSPDSNSRNSEPQDNMQTAFPKVPESVLAEEDQETDNSEPKLEAPPKEEIETPELRFQIGELANTLTSKMEFLGIHKKAVSNFQLLLLQTETRIADWREGALNGVYLRRRLQEAAEHIKHYELNATPKGWSCHWDREHKRYFYVNDLTNKSQWEFPTEEAKGGDVKGNQASPTSSQGDGKTSNGAASGQAICAPAAPPTAPQSSASSLWSPSQPPLPDSPPPPPDLPPLPPLPPGSPPPPPPPPDSDSEIMEVEMEMDDDNDMEPPAPGTEDGGSGWPPSAIAGVKVLDSSGPLGKGQKRKAGQLNKAIIGSSPILYTQHVATAAPIITAPVYWGVPAVTAPLVPCEPPLPPATLPPQPPLPPPQPPCESTTAPKVPLVEKIKKTKKDKKGKTKMPSLVKKWQSIQKELEEEEKSSSSDEDRDQLNKKGIEDWKQQQLLTGKASKNANFEALPDNWRDRLKKRKMNST from the exons ATGAAGCCTCCCGCAGTGAAAGCCACCG AGGGGCTGTCCTTGCTTGGAGCCTATGAAGATAGTGATGAAGAAGATCCTGCAGAGGCTCGATCTACTACAACTCGGCACAATCACTCTGCTGATATTGACAGTACATTAGCAAATTTCATGGCT GAAATTGATGCCATCACCACGCAGCCAACTTCAGATGATGCAGCAGATCAACCTTCCGTCCCGACTGGCAGCGCACCCAAACCAAATACTAGTGCCCAGCAGCCAGGTGCCAGTAAGGAACAAAGTGAACAGTTGGAGTTCAATACACAATACTCATTAGCTGGAG TGGGTGTGGAAATGGGCGACTGGCAGGAGGTCTGGGATGATAACTCTGGCTGCCATTATTACTGGAACACTCAGAATAATGAGGTGTCTTGGCAGCTGCCTCACTATCTAGCTGATCAAGTTCAAAGACTGTCTCACCACGCCAACAG TTGTAGTACCAATGGCAATGATCCATCAAGTGCAGGCCATTACACTGGTGAAACCACACCTGCTGCAGCTCCAACACCAGCGCCAGCGAAAGAGTCTCAAGTCAAG GAGGTGATGGAAAATGTGGTGGGCCTCACAAGCAAAGAAGAGGAACGCTGTGGAGTGGCTGCATCTCTGCTCGGTCCCTTGATCCCTACAGAAGTGAAAGATGCTGAAGAGAAATGGCGAAAAAGACTCCTAAAAGGTTTGGATGAAAATGAGACCGGTGTGGACTCTGATGGAGAGGTTGTTCGCACTGTGGGATCCCCCGCCACACCTCCGCGTGACTCAGACGCTATCCAAACTGTGGAGAAAGACGCAGATGCAAAGAAATTGGTAGAAGGGAACTCGGACACTGAAGGGGGACCTGAAGAAGACACAATAGAGCTGGAACTGGCACTGGAGAGGAAGAAG GCTGAGCTCCAGGCTCTAGAGGATGGCGATGGAAGTGTGGGAGGCTCCAGTCCTTGTTCTGAGACGAGCCAAGATGCTTCAGGTACTCGCGGCACCCTCAGGAAAAAGCTATGGAAAACTCTGTACCCCAGTGCTCCCAGTCCTGATTCCAACAGTCGGAACTCAGAGCCTCAGGATAACATGCAGACAG CATTCCCAAAAGTTCCGGAGAGTGTTTTGgcagaagaagaccaggaaacGGATAACTCTGAGCCGAAACTAGAAGCCCCAccaaaagaagaaatagaaacaCCTGAGCTCAGG TTTCAGATTGGAGAACTGGCTAACACCTTAACAAGCAAGATGGAGTTCCTGGGCATACACAAGAAGGCCGTCTCGAATTTTCAGTTGCTTCTGCTGCAAACTGAG ACACGGATAGCTGACTGGAGGGAGGGCGCTTTGAACGGGGTCTATCTTCGCCGCAGGCTGCAGGAAGCCGCCGAACACATAAAACATTATGAACTTAACGCCACCCCTAAAGGCTGGTCCTGCCACTGGGACAG AGAGCACAAGCGGTATTTTTATGTCAACGACCTGACGAACAAATCGCAGTGGGAGTTCCCGACAGAAGAGGCAAAGGGGGGTGACGTGAAAGGAAACCAGGCTAGCCCGACCTCCAGTCAAGGTGATGGCAAAACATCTAACGGTGCAGCTTCAG gacAAGCCATTTGCGCCCCTGCTGCCCCACCAACAGCGCCTCAGTCCAGCGCTTCATCATTGTGGTCCCCATCTCAACCCCCACTTCCTGACAGCCCACCCCCACCTCCTGACCTTCCACCACTTCCACCTCTCCCACCTGGCTCACCCCCTCCACCTCCCCCGCCCCCAGACAGTGATAGTGAGATCATGGAGGTCGAGATGGAGATGGATGACGACAATGACATGGAGCCGCCAGCCCCCGGAACTGAAGACGGTGGCAGCGGGTGGCCCCCTTCAGCCATTGCTGGTGTTAAG GTGCTGGACTCTTCAGGTCCACTGGGTAAGGGTCAGAAACGCAAAGCTGGTCAGCTGAATAAAGCCATTATTGGAAGTAGTCCCATCCTGTACACACAGCATGTTGCTACTGCAG CACCTATCATCACAGCACCAGTTTATTGGGGTGTGCCAGCTGTCACTGCTCCTCTTGTCCCTTGTGAACCTCCTCTTCCACCTGCGACTCTGCCCCCACAACCACCACTGCCGCCTCCACAGCCACCCTGTGAATCCACAACAGCACCTAAAGTGCCACTTGTGGAAAAAATCAAGAAAACCAAGAAAGATAAG